One part of the Coffea eugenioides isolate CCC68of unplaced genomic scaffold, Ceug_1.0 ScVebR1_78;HRSCAF=398, whole genome shotgun sequence genome encodes these proteins:
- the LOC113758912 gene encoding disease resistance protein RPM1-like: MAETVLSFVSDHLATLLREEGSLLGGLRQEVQLIKDELGHMKAFLKVAEAKEDDDPRLQEWINQVREAAYDIEDVLDEFVLRFAGRRHHGFCGSLHRILKAIKSLRARHQVASEIQSIKSRIKNISEGRQRYQAEFGIDDRVTGSSTMNDSWRYSRDDALLVEEAKLVGIDQPKQHLISKLLEGHDHQLKVVSVVGMGGLGKTTLVKKVHEDPDVRKNFPVRAWVTVSQTCDFPKLLRDLIWQLHKELNKSVPQFIESISTIELKKFVKDFLQQAGRYAIVFDDVWDVEFWNEIKFALPEGSHGNRVMLTTRNADVAFASCIESQDYVYKKEPLSIEDSWTLFCNKIFKGNRCPAHLMNVAKAVLDKCDGLPLAIVAIGGLLASKDASRIDEWEKIQHSLGGELEGTGKLERVKMILSLSYSDLPWHLKTCLLYTSIYPEDCEIGCARLINLWIAERFVEWREGMSIEDVAWCCLCELISRSLIQVTEMFYEGTPSFCRIHDLMREVILIKSREQNMVTVTTGQPITWPSEKVRRLAIHSSSNSSIIPHHQQRPFYSFEHLRSFIRVRSTNPLLSKTFLSEVLRSSKLLKVLDLEGEEIEETPNEVFNLLHLTYLNLYGTKVARVPQAIGKLQHLEYLNLGNTGVRELPVEILKLQKLRHLIVFQRVDPSSADYGFHGFKGPSKLGGLLSLQTLSTIDASSGSVIVKEIGKLTQLRELCITQLRREDGKELCSSLVNLTSLRQLSIASVGKGDDHEIIDLNHHQHSLSSSSSCSFLQSLRVLLVRGRLETMPVWITHLQNLVRLDLIWSGLRAEEDPLEFLQHLPNLGEISFCGSYQGERLCFKAGGFLKLKRLWLRRMEGLRRMTMEEGACPHLQRLILKQLPLLEDLPSGIQHLSHLQELGLYEMSSRMMEKVENQEEESEDYRRMTHIPEIVIGFYTDDGRRRIRRLWGKKKKKTILA; the protein is encoded by the coding sequence CTTACTCCGAGAGGAGGGAAGCCTATTGGGAGGGCTTCGACAAGAGGTCCAACTAATCAAGGATGAGTTGGGGCATATGAAAGCTTTCCTCAAAGTGGCTGAAGcaaaagaagatgatgatccCAGGCTCCAAGAATGGATCAACCAAGTGCGCGAAGCTGCTTATGACATTGAAGATGTTCTCGATGAATTTGTACTTCGCTTTGCTGGCCGCCGACATCATGGATTCTGTGGCTCTCTTCATAGAATTCTCAAAGCCATTAAGAGCTTGCGAGCTCGTCATCAGGTTGCCAGTGAAATTCAAAGCATAAAGTCCAGAATCAAAAATATTTCAGAAGGACGTCAGAGATACCAAGCCGAATTTGGCATCGACGACCGTGTCACTGGATCTTCAACCATGAACGACTCATGGCGCTATAGCAGGGATGATGCACTTCTAGTGGAGGAAGCAAAATTGGTTGGCATTGACCAGCCGAAACAACATCTGATTTCTAAGCTTCTCGAGGGGCACGATCACCAGCTCAAAGTTGTTTCAGTGGTTGGAATGGGAGGACTCGGCAAAACTACCCTAGTCAAAAAGGTCCATGAAGATCCAGATGTTAGAAAGAATTTCCCAGTTCGTGCCTGGGTAACCGTCTCTCAAACATGCGACTTTCCAAAGCTCCTGAGAGACTTGATTTGGCAGTTGCACAAGGAATTGAACAAATCAGTCCCACAATTCATCGAATCTATTTCTACCATTGAGTtgaaaaaatttgttaaagattttcttcaacaagctGGAAGGTATGCAATTGTGTTCGATGACGTGTGGGACGTGGAATTTTGGAATGAAATCAAATTTGCACTGCCTGAGGGTAGCCACGGCAATCGTGTCATGCTAACAACACGAAATGCCGATGTAGCCTTTGCCTCTTGCATAGAATCTCAGGATTATGTCTACAAAAAGGAGCCACTATCAATTGAAGATTCGTGGACCCTATTTTGTAACAAGATCTTTAAAGGAAATCGTTGCCCCGCCCACCTGATGAATGTTGCAAAAGCTGTATTGGATAAATGTGACGGTTTGCCTTTGGCGATTGTTGCAATCGGTGGGCTCTTGGCTTCGAAGGACGCGAGCAGAATAGATGAATGGGAGAAGATTCAACACAGTCTTGGGGGTGAATTAGAAGGAACAGGTAAGCTAGAGAGAGTTAAAATGATACTCTCTCTTAGTTATAGTGATTTGCCTTGGCATCTAAAGACATGTCTGTTGTACACAAGTATCTACCCAGAGGATTGCGAAATAGGATGCGCAAGACTAATTAATTTGTGGATTGCTGAAAGATTTGTAGAATGGAGAGAAGGAATGAGTATTGAAGATGTAGCCTGGTGTTGTCTCTGTGAACTCATCAGCAGAAGCCTAATTCAAGTAACTGAAATGTTTTATGAAGGAACACCCTCCTTTTGTCGAATCCATGACCTAATGAGAGAAGTTATTCTCATCAAGTCAAGGGAACAAAACATGGTCACAGTTACTACTGGACAACCAATAACGTGGCCATCTGAGAAGGTACGCCGTCTAGCAATCCATAGTAGTAGTAACAGCAGCATCATCCCACACCACCAACAAAGaccattttattcctttgaacACCTTCGATCATTCATCAGAGTTCGTTCCACCAACCCATTACTATCCAAAACTTTCCTATCTGAAGTTTTAAGGAGTAGCAAGTTGCTAAaggttttggatttggaaggtgAAGAGATAGAGGAAACACCAAATGAGGTTTTCAACTTGTTGCATCTCACGTATCTGAACCTATATGGTACAAAAGTGGCAAGAGTCCCGCAAGCTATTGGAAAGCTTCAACACTTGGAATATCTGAATTTGGGGAACACTGGAGTTAGGGAATTACCCGTGGAAATCCTAAAGCTGCAAAAGCTTCGGCATCTCATAGTATTCCAACGAGTTGATCCCTCAAGTGCTGATTATGGATTTCATGGGTTTAAAGGTCCATCAAAATTGGGAGGGCTTCTCTCACTACAAACATTAAGCACCATAGATGCAAGCAGCGGATCTGTAATAGTTAAAGAGATAGGAAAATTGACCCAATTAAGAGAGTTATGTATTACACAGTTGAGAAGAGAGGATGGAAAGGAGCTCTGCTCCTCCCTTGTCAACCTCACCAGCCTTCGGCAATTAAGCATTGCTTCAGTTGGAAAAGGTGATGATCATGAGATAATTGATCTAAATCATCATCAacattctctttcttcttcttcttcttgttcgtTTCTTCAATCTCTTCGTGTGTTACTTGTGCGTGGCCGCTTAGAAACGATGCCAGTATGGATAACTCATCTTCAAAACTTGGTAAGATTAGATTTGATCTGGAGCGGGTTAAGGGCTGAGGAGGATCCGCTTGAATTCCTCCAACATTTGCCCAATTTGGGTGAAATTAGTTTCTGTGGATCTTACCAGGGAGAAAGGTTGTGTTTCAAGGCTGGAGGGTTCCTAAAGCTGAAACGGTTGTGGCTAAGGAGAATGGAAGGATTGAGAAGGATGACAATGGAGGAGGGTGCATGCCCTCATCTCCAAAGACTAATTCTGAAACAGCTTCCATTACTAGAGGACTTACCTTCGGGAATTCAGCACTTGAGCCATCTTCAGGAGCTGGGTTTGTATGAGATGAGTTCTCGAATGATGGAAAAGGTCGAGAATCAGGAGGAAG